DNA sequence from the Alosa sapidissima isolate fAloSap1 chromosome 13, fAloSap1.pri, whole genome shotgun sequence genome:
GAAAAGTTTAAAAGCATGCAAATAATTTACCGGTAACTGGTTTTCATGCTCATTCTGTTTTGTGCATTTTAATGTGAGGTTGTCAACTTTTACAATAAATGAGACAGTGGTCTTACAATAACTCAGCTTTATTTAAAAACTGTCAGATATTCAGCAGTAGTGTaaacaatttacaaaaaaagtAAATTCCTCTGCTTCTTTATTTTTACAGTGCATAAGTGCATATTGTATCAAAACGACCATCAAAATAAAATGGTTATTTAAGTTCCTCTGAGACTGCAGTCTATTATAGTGCAAACAAGTATAACATAGTCACTACTATTAGTATACATAAGTCATCCAGTTATCAAAAAGAATAATGATTTGAGATGTGATCATGTACCATGACAGAAGACAAAAAGCAGATCATCAGACATCATGATATTTGTCATCTCTATGGAAATAAATAGTTGCTACACAATGCCGTTTTGTTGGCGTTCAGAATATTCAAATTCTTCAAACCTTAATGGTTCCTTCCCATGGTTATTTCCTTCTAGTGGGTATACACTTGCATAGCCATATCATTCCATCCTGGAACAAAACAGACAatcattgttgtgtgtgtgtgtgtttctgtctgtctgtgcatgtgtcagAGATGATTATGTTGAAGATAGTAGGCAAATGTCAAGGGCTTTGCTATGCTTTACTAATCTATAGTCTTTGAAGCTTCCTCTATTATAACTGGAATTGCAAACTATGGATAAATAAATgcttatgtgtgaatgtgttcatatttgtatatgtatagtatgtaaaacaaagaaaaagcgagcatgtatttgtgtgtgtgtgtgtgtgtgtgtgtgtgtgtgtttacatggatTTCTGTGTGTCAGTAATACTGCTAGTGGTGGCTGGAGCTATTTTTTACACATCCTGTATTGACCAGACTGTGTCCTTACCTGCACTCCCTCGGCGGTGAGGGCGGAGCAGGCCTGGATCTGCCAGATCCGGTCTCGGATGGTGTGCAGGTTGAGCCCTTCGGCCAGTTCGGCCGGGGTGGCCGCCGTCATCAGGTCCTGCTTATTGGCAAAGATCAGCATGGGAATCATGCTCAGCTTCTCCTCGTCAAGCAGCTCAGCCAGctcctgcagggtgtgtgtgtgtgtgggtgtgtgtgtgtgtgtgtgtgtttgtgtgtgtgtgtagagagagagggagggagggtgagaaaggcagacagacagacagagagaggaacttAAGTAGTCATTCATCATTGAAGGAGGAAGCAGATATACCCTAAGGGCACAGGGTACAATGACtgccaacaaaaacaaacacacacacacacacacacacacacacacacacacacacacacacacacacctttgtgcttctctctcccacacagacagacagatctcttctctctccagacATACCTCAGCTGTTTCCTCAAAGCGCTTTCTGTCGGCACTGTCAATGACGTAGATCTGTGGATTTCAGACACAAATCAGCTCATACATCTGTTTAAACTGGGCCCTATTCACACACTCGATATCCCATGTCTGATAATCAGGTCTACTTGACTACTCTTGGCTACTCTGTGATCAGTTCAAAAGGTAATCCATGTCAAGGGGTCACCCATTTCTGTAAACTACAAGTTGTAACATAACATGTGTCACTCCTTTAGATAGGATGGAGACTCAGATTATTTAAAGGAGCTATGTAGAAATCTGTTGTATTGAACACAGTCACATGGCGCTCTTGCAATTAACTTGAATTGCATTTAATACAACGGCCACACATGGTACAACATGGTATTGTAAAAGAGACGGCCCACCATTAGTTGTTTTGCATGCTAACATCAGTGGATTTTTTGACAACACGAAGCATAGGCATTTTTGACAATAAGTCAAAACAGTTGTTTCTTCCCATTTTGTTGGTATTTataggtcatttttggatgtttTAAACTAAAATGATTTTTGGATGTTTTAAACGCGATCtttgtggacagcccaggctccaagaacgaaaacgaaaacaaCCTGGGAAAACCTAgcccatgaaaacataacaaactgttccagcaaatcacagacgagatgcacattataggagagtttcaattgcacgggagcagcacgggagggagggggaggaagtagcgagctagctctctgttttgtttgaaagtcaacagaagtggcATTGCCCAGCATCACTAAGAGGACCTTTAAAGTGTCTGACACtactaagaggttgctgctgcaTTTAAAGTACCAGTAGGTCTGTGTTCTCAAAGTAGTTTCTCCAGTAGGGACGGATCTTCCTCTGACCTCCGATGTCCCACACGTTGAGCTTGAAGCCCTGGGTTTGCACACTCTTGATATTGAAGCCCTGGAGAATAAGAAGTCAATTTAGGACTGCATGCAGTCACAGATATTGACTGTATAGATATGGCATAAAAAGTCAAGATACAGAATTGTGAGTACCAATATGAATCTCTGAACTGATTATGTAAGATATCTCTGAATtgtgttatggtgtgtgtgatatagcatactgtgtgtgtggatatgtgggtTTAAATGTGTAGTGTCTAGTGTCTAGCTGTGAAGAGGTGATGCCTAATGTCAGCCAAGACAAGCTGTGTTTCAGTAGCATTCAAAGCTAGGCGTGCGTGCGTaaggataggtgtgtgtgtgtgagagggagagcggTAGAGAGTGTGAGTCTGAATGtacgagtgagtgtgtgtacctgtgagaGTGTGATGCAAGACAAGCTGTTttagttgtatgtgtgtgtgtgtgtgtgtgtgtgtgtgtgtgtgtgtgtgtgtgtgtgtgtctgtacctgtGTGGGGGTTATGTGGCTGATGTCTTCAGAGGCGAGCTGTTTCAGCAGGGTCGTTTTGCCAGCATTGTCCAGCCCCAGTAGCAGGATCCTCACTTCCTGGTCCGGAGTGTTCTTAAACCTCCGCAGGACTGATAATAAACCCtgaggatggacacacacatacacacacacacacacgatgtaCATGCAGAGACATGCTTGTGTATGTGGGTAttgaatgacacacacaaacagtctctGACAAGAGCACTGTTTGTATGTGACTCCCATCCAATGATATAAGGCCCATCAAAATAAGACATGGCAGAGAAAATTATgtaaatgattttttttattaacaaaACTGCTGGTCCACTAATTATTCTGTATGTAAGCTTTTTCCCCGTTTCCATCACCAGGAACTTATCTGATACTTTAAATTCTTTTATTGTTTTATCCAATCTTAGATAAATTACTTCTCTTTTTCATACAGCtcggttagcactctggacttgtaaccggagggttgccggttcgagccccgaccagtgggccgcggctgaagtgctcttgagcaaggcacctaacccctcactgctccccaaatGCCGCCGtcgtagcaggcagctcactgcgccgggattagtgtgtgcttcacctcactgtgtgtacactgtgtgctgtttgtgtttcactaattcaccgattgggttaaatgcagagaccaaatttccctcacgggatcaaaaagtatatatacttatactctctTGGTCGTTGTTTTCAAAGTCTAGTTAAATAAACTGACTTATGCATAGTGTACAGATAGCCATTTGTAATATTGCTGTGGCATTTATTTCATCATCTGATCAAACAAAAGGCTAAATACAGGTAATACATCCAACTGAATGTGGCTCAAAGACAGCAACACTGATCTAGAAGTTAACTTTAGCTGGGCAACAGATCAACCAATGAGGAAGGCCACTAGAAACCTGCCAATCACAACAGTCCTGGAAGGATTGGGATTGGCACAGATTAATCCAGATGATCCAACAGCAACTACTGCATTTGTGTAGGAGCTAAAGATACGGCAGGAACTGCCAAGAATACACACAATAAGCTTTCAGCTGTGTTGCCATGgcctatatacagtacagttgAAGAATAGACTGAGGAGGACAAGGTGACGAAGCAGTTGAGTATTACAAAGTTGTTGACTTCTGAGCATTGAGACATTGATCAAGATTATTATAGAGCTGTTGTTCTAGAAATCCAAAGAAGGCCTAGTGGAAACCTTATCCAGTCCACAGGACTTCAAGACAATACATTTGAGGTTCCCAATGGGAACTTCCCATACTTCCACACACCATCATCGTGCTCAAATAAAACTGCTTAGGCCTACAACTTTCCACCTACTCGAGTATCCATCCCGGCCTAGTATCAATATGAATATCAAGTGTAGCGACACTGTGAGAGATTTTCACTGTCTCTAAGTTTGAGAATATCAGTTCTTGCATCTCTTGTCTTACTAGTAGCCTATTCCTCTGCTCTTTCACAGACATATGATAATAGCCCAGGTTATTTCCTGACTGTTGTCCACTTTTGTCTGGGGAAAGATTGGAGCTTTGAAGCCTTAGGTCAGTGAGATCTTCTTTCAAGTGTTTTTTAGAGTAACATCAGACCTGTATCCAACCTGGCAACTCCAAGTGCAGCAATAAGATGGTCATGACCCCTTTAGATATACAGTAGGTAACGTTAGTAATTAAGGCTATAGCCACTGGCTCTGGGCCAGAATTGGGCTACTGTGCTATACAGATAGTGATATATGTTATTTGGTATATAAGCAATCTATTTATAGGTTTCATCAGGTTGCTTTaaacaggtgtattaatcaagcaccattcagtgtgcattcataatctaggtgtttgattttatacacaggacctgatgaaacccatgaatataaCGTTCATCTGCCCCTATCCCTGTCCCTCAAAGAGTCTTCAAATACAATGTTGAAATCCAAAAACAGCGTCAACTTGCCTAATTGGAGCAGCAGGTGGCTATCCTACCGCTACCTGTTTGTCCGTGCTATAGGCCTAACGCAGGTGGAAAAAAATAGTCTGTATAAGAATCGCCTGGGTTGAATTGCTAATAGCTAGCCCACACGATGACATAATGTGCGAGGCAAAGTTGACTGCACTGACGCGTTACAGGGTTTGTTGACCCACATTTTGCAATTCCCCCATGTATgtctattgtaggcctattagatagatagatagatactttattgatccccaggggaaattcaagtattgATATTGATATCAATTGAGCTATGAAGAACAATTCGAACGATATGAGATTTTATATATCACTTACCATGCTGTGGTGCGGTCAGCGCGACTGGCTACATGCATGCACTGTCCCACAGATTCAGGGATTTGACATCACTGGCCTGACAAAGCTGTCAGTCAGACTCTACAGCGCTCGCTCGCTCTAGCGTGATTTTCAATGGGATGTATATGATAGTTAAGTAAAagtttattaaaataatgcaattgCAAGTTAGCATGGTCTATGCCTAATGTATTATTTAAAATGACAACAAATGTGTGTTCCATATAGAAACCATGCGTTAGCTATTTGGCATTTCATGAGATCCCGACAAACAAACATACCTCATCTTCTGAAGTAGGCGTTAAACGGCGCTAAAATAAAGAAGTCGTTGCTGCCGTCTACTGGTCGATGCGAGATTGTGTGAACTGTAGCCTCTGCCTAGACATTCAAGGCACGATCAGTCCAACTCCGACTAGGACGGAAATATGTAGCCTACCAGTTCACGAACAGGACTGTTACAATTATTTTGATGATTCTGTGCAAATTTGGAGTTAAAGCTATATGATTCCCTTCGCAAATTTGGCTAAGAACCCAGAAAGATGCCACAGAAAACACTGGGATCCATTATAGGGCTGCTTTGCACCGGGACCACCATGGTTCAGGTAGGCTGTTATACTGGTTTCACAGTGCTGGCGCATTCAAATCGAGCCCCGGGATCACAGCTGGATGTAGGCCTTCTATTGTGCGTTTTTGTTTTGTCCACAAAGGAACTTGGATATGTCTAACTTTAAATGACGTCAGAGTTGTTAGTATTTTCCTCGAACAACTGACATGAATTATAATTGCATTTTTGCGTGCATTCATTATTTTAAAAACTggaacatttctgtaaatgtatttTAGTCACTTTGCGGAGATGTAGTTGTACCACTTTAAAGCTAGCACTGTCGGAAAGGAGCCAACAAGGTGAACACTGTCGTTTGCCGATAGTTTGCCTGCTAGCAATCGAGCAAGCTGACAGTAAGCTGGCTACAAATCTTTGGTTGGTTGCTAGCTAAGGTTAGCTAGTAAACGTTAGCCGATGGTAATAGTCCTGTAAATTAATCAAATTCGTATGTAGACACATTGAATTGATATCATCACAGCAGAGGTAATCCCTTGTTCATATATATAGACTTGTCAATAAGTTGGTTAACTTCATCTCGATTGACCTTTGTAAAATAGCTAGCTTCTATAGCAAGTTATGTTATTGAGGGATTGCCAGTTAGCTGGCTATAGCTAATCATGTAACGTTAACGGTGGTGACAATAAAGGACTATACATTATTTTGGTTTGATTGAGAAAAAAGTTGTCTCACTGTTATTAAATCGTTATCATGTAATAAAACTCTCATGGAGCAACACAGTATTTAACTGTTATGATAGCAAGATAGATTACGTTACGTAGGATGGTAACGTTGACGTTAATGAACATCAAAATAACAGACCGAGTTAACGTTAACCTTAACAATAACATTTGCTTGTAATTTGCTTTCCTTGTGATCAAGATCAATTATGATGAAACTGTTCTTCGTTTACA
Encoded proteins:
- the LOC121680389 gene encoding ADP-ribosylation factor-like protein 3; this translates as MGLLSVLRRFKNTPDQEVRILLLGLDNAGKTTLLKQLASEDISHITPTQGFNIKSVQTQGFKLNVWDIGGQRKIRPYWRNYFENTDLLIYVIDSADRKRFEETAEELAELLDEEKLSMIPMLIFANKQDLMTAATPAELAEGLNLHTIRDRIWQIQACSALTAEGVQDGMIWLCKCIPTRRK